In Gimesia panareensis, the genomic window GTCGAGTCGAGATTCGCTCACTGGTCAAGTATCTGGCCAGCCCGGGGCAGGTGCCGATGAAGGCGACGCCGGAGAATCTGAAGCAGTTCTTTAACGGTCAGGATCTGACCGGCTGGTCGGGGGACAGTCAGCTCTGGTCGGTGGAGAATGGCGAGATTGTAGGCCGTTCACCGGGGATCAAGCGGAATGAGTTCCTGGTGAGTGATCTACTGGTCGGTGACTTTGAGTTGAAAGTCAAAGTAAAACTCACGCCAAATGCAGGGAACAGCGGGATTCAGTTCCGCAGCGGTCTGCAGCCGGGGGGCCACGTCAAAGGGTACCAGGCGGACATCGGTGCCGGCTGGTGGGGCAAGCTGTATGAAGAACATGGGCGGGGCCTGTTGTTTAAGGAATCAGGCGAGCAGCATGTTCGCGAAGGGGACTGGAACGAATACCGGGTGGTTGCTGTCGGCCCGCGGATCCGGACCTATATCAACGGGAAGCTGTGCACGGATCTGAACGATCCGCAGGGAGCCAAGCAGGGGATTCTGGCATTCCAGATCCATTCCGGCGGCCCGATGGAGGTCCGTTTCAAGGATCTGAAATTGAGCCTCGAGCCTCCGCGGGATTAATGAAAGCCTGACGACAGGCTGGTCACTCAGCGGGTGGGCCAGCCTGTGTGTCCCCATTTCAGGTTGATTTCGAGTCGTCTGAGGTAGGCGCTGAGGGCACCGGTGTGGTGCTGGATGTGGCGGATGCTGTAGAGGTGCAGTGCCCCGCGCGTGAATGGTTCCAGCCAGTCAAAGTCGGCTCGCAGGTGGAGCGAGGCTTCCGTTTCAGCGGCGATTGTCTCGCGCATTTTCTGGAGACAGACCTGCAGATAGTCGCTCACCAGCTCTGGAGTGATGGGACAGTCAGCCTTGGGTTTGAAGCGGTTTTCGTCATGCTCGTTATGGAATTCGCGGAGTTGAAACGCGGCCAGGCTGGGCGAGAGGTAGAGGTCGACATAGCAGAGCGTGTGATAGGGGACGTAGCCGAACTCCATGTTGGCGATTTTCTGATGCCAGTGCGCGGGCGGGCAGTGTTGAATACAATCATCCAGCATTCCGAGTGAGGCCTCAAACTGTGCACACAGGATCTGTCTGACGTATTCGATCATCGCGAGACTCCTCAATCAAAAAAGCCGCACTCTCGCAGGTAGATGACGCTCTGCTTGACGCGGTTGTGATGTTCTTCCAGTGTCAGTTCCGGTTCGCCTTCGATGCCTTCGATTTCCAGACTGTAGGGGCCTTCGAAGTTGTGGTCTTCGAGGATGTAGCGGACTTTGAGGAAGTCGACGCCCCCCGCTTCGCCCAGCGCGGCGAAATTCCAGTCCTTGAATTTGCAGTAGGAGTCTTTGAGGTGCACGTGTTTGACCCAGGTGACGACCTCGCGGAGTGACTCCAGGACATTCGCGTGCTGGTTGTAAAAATTGATGTTGCCGGTATCGAAGTTGAGTCGCAGGTGGGGATGATCCAGATCCTGCATGGTGCGGAGCATTCCGGGCGCGTTGACGCAGATGCCGGGGTGCGTTTCGAAACAGTAGGTGATGCCCTGTTCGCCGGCATAATCGCCGATTTCGCGGAGATGTTCATAGAGCGTTTCGCGATCTGATTCCTGTTCGATTTCGCCGGCGCCACCCACGACGAGTTTGACGCCCAGCTGCTGCGCCAGGTCGAGCTTTAGTTTCGTTTTGGTGACGACCTCCGGATCGAGGGGATTGCCGGTGGTGATGTTGCAGCTGGAGAGTTTCACGTGATGCTGTTTCAGCAGGTCTTTGACATGCGCGACATCCTCGGCGGTGGAGGCTTCGGTGAGGAGCGGAGTCTCTTTGAAAAAGGAAGGGACGCCATGGTTTTTGATGTTGAGTTCCAGGTGGTCGATCCCGGCATCACGGATGTGTTCGATCGCGGCGACGGGACCAAAGCGACCGTAAGAGTTTGTCAGGCAGGAAACGAGGGCGGCCATGCATTCGACTTTCTATCTCAATGATCAGCAAACATTTATTGCAGTACTGCTCTCAGCATGGTACTTTGAGACCACATGAAATTCAAAGCTACATGGTGAAAGTCCTTGATCAGAGCTCGCACTGAACAGGCACGGATGAGGTTCTCAGATGGCTGAGGTTCAGGAACTACTCAAAACAGCGTTGACGCACCACCAGACCGGGGAACTGGATCAGGCAGAGGAGATCTATCAGGGCCTGCTGGACAATGACCCGCGTCAGTGGGAGGCCCGCTATTATCTGGGCACACTGCAACTACAGCGGGGGCAACTGGATCGGAGCGTGACCAGTTTCCTGCAGGTGATCCAGCTCAACCCGGATCTGCCCGATGTACACAATAACCTGGGCGTGGCCTATCATGCGACAGGGAAACTGGAGGAAGCCGAGCAGTCATTCGAACAGGCATTGCGGCTCAATCCCCATTATGAGCGGGCTTTCTTCAACCTGGGCAGTCTGTACGAGAGCCGCGGAATGCTCGCTGAAGCGATGCGGTGCTTTCGAAAATCGTATGAGCAGAGCGGGAGCCCGGAGACCTACGAGAAACTGGCTGATGTGCTGAAAGTCTCCCGCAGGTTCTCGGAAGCAGAAGTGATTTACCGGGAGCTGCTCCAGAAGTCGCCCGGGGATTTCAATCTCTCCATGAAGCTGGCCTACGTGCTGGTGTTGCAGCGCCACTATCCCGAAGCGGTTCAGCTGTATGAAGCGATGCTGGATTCGCATCCCGGACATTATCAGATTCTGGTGAGCCTGAGTTACGTGCATGAATGCATGGGAAATATTGACGCCGCGATTCAGACTGCAGAACAGTCGATCGAGGCCGCTCCCGAACAGCCCGAGGGATACAATAATCTGGGCAACGCACTGCGGCTGGCGCTGCGACTGGATGAAGCCAGTACGTATTTCGAAAAAGCACTCGCGCGGCAGGCTGATTTTCCGATTGCAGAATTCAATCTGGCAACCACCAGGATGCTGCAGGGAGATCTGCAGGCCGGCTGGCAGGGTTACGAGCGCCGGTCCGACATCGATGTAGCGTCGCGGATGACTTATCCCGGTCCTGCCTGGCAGGGCGAGCCACTGGAAGGTAAAACGATTTGCCTGTGGTGCGAGCAGGGCTTCGGAGATACGCTGCTGTTTATCCGTTTTGCCAGCGAATTGAAACGCCGCGGGGCAGGGCGGGTGCTGGTACTGAGCCAGGTGGAGCTGGCCGGATTGCTACGGAGTATCGAAGAAATTGAAGTACTGGTTCCCGGCGATCCGATTGTTGAATGTGACTATCAGTGTTCCCTGATGAGCGTGCCCCGGTTTCTGGAAACCAGCCTGGAGACGATTCCGGCTGAGGTGCCTCTGTTCCAGCCTGCTGAAGATCGGCTTGCGTACTGGAAAGAAGTGCTTTCCCAACTGGAGGGAAAAAAGGTGGGCTTGAACTGGAGCGGGAATCTGCAGTTCCCCCGGGATCAATTCCGTTCGGTGCCGTTGAAGAGTATGCTGCCCTTAAGTGATGTCGCCGGGGTGCAACTCGTCAGCGTGCAGCAGGTGAATGGACTCGATCAACTGGCTGCACTCGAGAATGACTGGAATCTGTGGCAACCCGGCTCTGAGTATCAGGCGAAAACGGGTGATTTCGGAGAAGCGGCCGCACTGATCGGCAGTCTGGACCTGCTGATCACCGCTGATACCTCTTACGCTCATCTGGCAGGGGGACTGGGAGTTCCGGTTTGGGTTCTGGTGTCGCGGTTGCCGGAATGGCGCTGGCTGCTGGAGCGGACCGACAGTCCCTGGTATCCCACGGCACGGCTGTTTCGCCAGACGCAACTGGGCGACTGGGACTCTGTCACTCAGGATGTGAAAGCCGCAATGGAGCAGCAGTTCAGTTCTGAAGCCGTCTGATTCTGCTGAAATTCCAAATTGAGTGATCTACCTCATCCTCCTGCGTGGGTCGAAGTTCATTCGACGTAACCTCCTATCTGGCTGGAAGCTTTACCGATTAGAGAAACGGGCGATCGAAGTCCAATTATATGGTTTGCGCCCCGTTGCAGGGAAAACAGGGGATTTCAGGCCGGGTTGAGAAGCGAACACGATTTGACCGGATTTTTTTTGCAGGCTACATTTCTGGTATCTCTCTCCCTGAAACCCCGTCAGGTAATTCCTCAGCGAATACCAATCTCCCCCGAAGTCGAATTCTAAATCCCAACTTTCCAGACAGTGATGTGCTGGATTCCGTACCGATACGTTTAATAAGAGTGAATCAATGCGAGATATGGTCAAGGTGCCTGCGAGAGAACCCGTCTCCCCTGGTCATGTGGAAGATGCGATCCGTGAACTCAGCTTTGACAAGCGAACGGCGTTTCTCAAGGAGACTCAGAAGTATCCCTGTCTGAGGCGGCTGCCTGAACTGAGCAAACTGGCAGACTCGATTGTAGCCAGCTGGAATCTGGAGCCGTTTGCCCTGAGCAGTCGCCAGTGGCATCGGATTCCGTGTGAGCGGCAGATCGGCCTGGCTTTCTTTGATCCGAAATCGAAGGCACTGAGTTCGGAGCTGACGGTCGTCGAGTGCCGGAATCTGTCGATCGAAGGGATTTCTTTTTTCCACGATGTGCCGATCCTGTCGCGCGAAGTGGCGATCACCTTTGACCTGGAACAGGAAGAACGCGAGTTCCTGGTTGTGCGTCTGGCGTGGAGCCGTTTTTCAGAGGCGCATGTCTTCCAGAGTGGCGGACGGTTTCTGTACCAGATCGATGCGGAAGCAAGTCTGTCGGAAACAGGCTGAGCCGCGACAGTCGTTCAATTCCACTGAGCCAGTTCCGCGTGCACTTTCTGCAGCATCAACTGGAGGTCGTCCTGTTCGGATTCGGGACAGCTTTTGAGACAGCTTTCCAGCAGTTCTACGGCCAGTCCCAGTTTCTGTGTTTTGAAACTGAGTGCCGCCAGATCTTTCTTATGCGGACAGGAGAGCGGGTGCAGGGCACAGAGCCGGCGCTGGACGTTCCAGGCACGCTCCAGATCCTGACGCTCTTCATGAATGCGTTTCAGGTTCATCAGCATACGGATGATGATCTCCCGATGAGTGGCCGGCTGCAACAGTCGGTTTAACACGCTCCGGGGAAATTCTCCCAGTTCCGCCAGCCGGTTCAGGCATTCTGCTTCCGTATAGATTGTGCCCTTCGAATAGGGATCGATAAACAACGGTCCCTCATGTGAATCATAGCGGACCAGAAACTGCAGGGGTGCGGCGACACCATGAATGTCGATCCCCAGTTCCTTGCCGACGGCCATGTAAATTAAGGAGAGAGAAATCGGCAGTCCCTGCCTGGTTTCAATCACATGATTCAGGTAGCTGCCTTCCGCCTGGTGATAGCAGATCGTATCTCCCGCCAGTCCGTGCTGTCCGGCCAGGCACTGCACGAAAGACTGTAAGAGTGTGCGATCGTCTTCTGCGAGCGCAACACGTCCGGAGAGTTCGCAGGCCCGCTGGCGGACCCAGATCAGTACATTTTCGAAGACGAGGTCCGGCTGATCATCGCGGGCCAGTTCGAGGGCGGCTTTGGTCAGATCAATGTGACTGTCATGATGCAGGAGCCGGGAAAATTCCGGATCCTGTTGGAACTGAAATATTTGCTTTATGTCCATCAGAGACGAACTTTGTCAGGAGTAACTGGCGGGATTCGGGAAAGAGTCAAACGCAGACGGGGAGGACATCTGCCGTGGAGCTCTTTTTTAACCGATGTTCGCGTCTTCGATCAATGCCATTTTTTTGTGTACAGATGAAAACCGCGGCGGTTTGTAAAAAAGACAAGGCCGGGAGCACCGAATTCCTGATTCTCGCCTGATCAGGGAAAATAACGGGCATTCAGCAGACTGCTTTGATTGACGCTTGAGTGGCGAGTCGACACAATGAGCAGGGCCCTGTTTTTGATTCCCATAAAGAGAGAAAAGTCTGTAATACAATGCAATTTTTGCCTGTCGAAGAGCAACTGGCTATTATCGGCCGCGGTGTCGAGAAGATCGTTCCCGAACAGGAACTGGCCGAAAAACTGAAATGGAGCCGGGAGACCGGAACGCCGTTGCGGATTAAATACGGTATCGATCCGACGGGCATCGATCTGCATCTGGGGCATACGGTTCCAATGCGGAAGATGCGACAGTTTCAGGAGTTGGGTCACCAGGCGGTGATCATCATCGGCAACTACACGGCTTTGGTGGGAGATCCTTCCGGCCGGGATGAGACGCGGGCACGATTGACGGCAGAACAGGTGGAAGCGAATGCGACCGACTACCTGAACCAGGTGGGGAAGGTGATCGACCTCGATCAAGCCGAGGTGGTCCGCAACGGGGACTGGTTCAGCAAGATGAACTTCGCCGACATTCTGGAGCTGTGCAGCAAGGTGACCGTAGCGCAGCTGCTGACCCGCGATGACTTCTCGAAGCGTTATCGCGAAGAGGCGGCGATTTACCTGCACGAGTGTCTGTACCCGATCATGCAGGCCTGGGACTCGGTGGAGATCAAAGCCGACGTGGAGCTGGGGGGGACCGAGCAGCTGTATTCGTTCATGCTGGCGCGGGACCTGCAGAAAGACCAGGGATTGAAGCAGCAGGTGAGCGTGATGTCGCCAATCCTGGTAGGAACCGACGGCGTGCGGCGGATGGGTAAGAGCCTGGGGAATTACATCGGGATCAGCGAAGCCCCGTACGAGATGATGAAAAAGTTCATGCAGCTCTCGGACGACAGCATGCAGATGTTCTTTGAACTGTTGACCGATTTTCCGCTGGACGAAGTGCAGACGGTTCTGCAGGGGCATCCCAAGGATGCGAAAGTCAAACTGGCGAAAACGATTATCACCGAGTATCACGACGCAGCTGCCGCGGATGAAGCGGCTGAGCGCTGGCAGCGGGAGATCGGATCGGGGGGAATGCCTTCTGAAATTCCCGTGGTGCAGATTTCGAAGTCCGATCTGAACGAGGACGGAACCCTGCCGGCCGCGAACCTGCTGAAAGTGGCCGGGCTGTGTGGATCGACGAGTGATGCACGCCGTTCGATCCAGCAGGGAGGCGCCAAGCTGGGGGCCGAGAAAGACCGGATTGAAACTCATGATCAGGCAATTCCGGTGGAATCGGGGCTGTTGTTGTGGGTGGGTAAGAAACGGTTCTGCCAGGTGGAACTGGTCGACTAAGTCAATGCACTTGGCGTTCGTTCCGCCTTTCTATTTGCAATCAGGGGAAATGATTCCGCGCGGATTGCATTCACGGTGAATACTTCGTAAAACGTGGTATTGACGAAAGCGCAGCAGATTCGTGCTTCACCGAGCGAGGTGAAGTTTCACATATTTAGAATGAAACAGAGAAAGCAACAGTTATGGCAACAGGATTTGGAATTGTCGGCTGTGGCATGATTTCGAATTTTCATGCAAAGGCTCTCGAAGAGATTCGTGGTGCCAAGCTGGTCGCCTGCTATGATCAATTTGCAGCGTCCGCTGACAAGTTTGCAGAAGCGAATGGTTGCACAGCCTATCATGACCTGGACGAGATGCTGGCCGATCCCGAAGTGGATGTGGTTACTATCTGCACGCCCAGCGGGGCGCACATGGACCCGGCGGTCGCAGCCGCGAATGCCGGCAAACACGTGGTCGTAGAAAAGCCGCTGGAAATTACCCTCAAACGCTGCGATGCGATCATCAACGCCTGTAAGAAAAACAAAGTCCAACTGGCGACGATCATGCCGTCCCGCTTTGGTGCCGCCAACCAGGAACTGAAGAAGGCCATCGAAAAAGGCCGCTTCGGCAAGCTGACACTGGGCGACACCTATGTCAAATGGTGGCGGACCCAGGAATACTACGACAGCGGCGGATGGCGGGGCACCTGGAAACTGGACGGGGGCGGCGCTTACATGAATCAGGCGATTCATAACGTCGACCTGCTGTACTGGTTCATGGGTGAAGTCGCCGACGTGAACGGGATGACCGGCACGCTGGCCCACAAACGGATTGAAGTGGAAGATACCGGCGTGGCAACGATTCGCTTCAAGAATGGTGCCCTGGGTGTGATCGAAGCAACAACCAGTGTGTTCCCCGGGCTGCTCAAGAAGACGG contains:
- a CDS encoding tetratricopeptide repeat protein translates to MAEVQELLKTALTHHQTGELDQAEEIYQGLLDNDPRQWEARYYLGTLQLQRGQLDRSVTSFLQVIQLNPDLPDVHNNLGVAYHATGKLEEAEQSFEQALRLNPHYERAFFNLGSLYESRGMLAEAMRCFRKSYEQSGSPETYEKLADVLKVSRRFSEAEVIYRELLQKSPGDFNLSMKLAYVLVLQRHYPEAVQLYEAMLDSHPGHYQILVSLSYVHECMGNIDAAIQTAEQSIEAAPEQPEGYNNLGNALRLALRLDEASTYFEKALARQADFPIAEFNLATTRMLQGDLQAGWQGYERRSDIDVASRMTYPGPAWQGEPLEGKTICLWCEQGFGDTLLFIRFASELKRRGAGRVLVLSQVELAGLLRSIEEIEVLVPGDPIVECDYQCSLMSVPRFLETSLETIPAEVPLFQPAEDRLAYWKEVLSQLEGKKVGLNWSGNLQFPRDQFRSVPLKSMLPLSDVAGVQLVSVQQVNGLDQLAALENDWNLWQPGSEYQAKTGDFGEAAALIGSLDLLITADTSYAHLAGGLGVPVWVLVSRLPEWRWLLERTDSPWYPTARLFRQTQLGDWDSVTQDVKAAMEQQFSSEAV
- a CDS encoding sugar phosphate isomerase/epimerase family protein, which gives rise to MAALVSCLTNSYGRFGPVAAIEHIRDAGIDHLELNIKNHGVPSFFKETPLLTEASTAEDVAHVKDLLKQHHVKLSSCNITTGNPLDPEVVTKTKLKLDLAQQLGVKLVVGGAGEIEQESDRETLYEHLREIGDYAGEQGITYCFETHPGICVNAPGMLRTMQDLDHPHLRLNFDTGNINFYNQHANVLESLREVVTWVKHVHLKDSYCKFKDWNFAALGEAGGVDFLKVRYILEDHNFEGPYSLEIEGIEGEPELTLEEHHNRVKQSVIYLRECGFFD
- a CDS encoding Gfo/Idh/MocA family protein; amino-acid sequence: MATGFGIVGCGMISNFHAKALEEIRGAKLVACYDQFAASADKFAEANGCTAYHDLDEMLADPEVDVVTICTPSGAHMDPAVAAANAGKHVVVEKPLEITLKRCDAIINACKKNKVQLATIMPSRFGAANQELKKAIEKGRFGKLTLGDTYVKWWRTQEYYDSGGWRGTWKLDGGGAYMNQAIHNVDLLYWFMGEVADVNGMTGTLAHKRIEVEDTGVATIRFKNGALGVIEATTSVFPGLLKKTEISGTEGTVIIEQDDVLHWEFAKEQARDQKIRDELGKSTGNTGGASDPSAISYAGHMEQLKDFIKSIKTGKKPLVDGNDGRKSVEIILAIYQSSWTGKQVSLPLKRDPKIPKKK
- the tyrS gene encoding tyrosine--tRNA ligase, which gives rise to MQFLPVEEQLAIIGRGVEKIVPEQELAEKLKWSRETGTPLRIKYGIDPTGIDLHLGHTVPMRKMRQFQELGHQAVIIIGNYTALVGDPSGRDETRARLTAEQVEANATDYLNQVGKVIDLDQAEVVRNGDWFSKMNFADILELCSKVTVAQLLTRDDFSKRYREEAAIYLHECLYPIMQAWDSVEIKADVELGGTEQLYSFMLARDLQKDQGLKQQVSVMSPILVGTDGVRRMGKSLGNYIGISEAPYEMMKKFMQLSDDSMQMFFELLTDFPLDEVQTVLQGHPKDAKVKLAKTIITEYHDAAAADEAAERWQREIGSGGMPSEIPVVQISKSDLNEDGTLPAANLLKVAGLCGSTSDARRSIQQGGAKLGAEKDRIETHDQAIPVESGLLLWVGKKRFCQVELVD
- a CDS encoding SirB1 family protein; translated protein: MDIKQIFQFQQDPEFSRLLHHDSHIDLTKAALELARDDQPDLVFENVLIWVRQRACELSGRVALAEDDRTLLQSFVQCLAGQHGLAGDTICYHQAEGSYLNHVIETRQGLPISLSLIYMAVGKELGIDIHGVAAPLQFLVRYDSHEGPLFIDPYSKGTIYTEAECLNRLAELGEFPRSVLNRLLQPATHREIIIRMLMNLKRIHEERQDLERAWNVQRRLCALHPLSCPHKKDLAALSFKTQKLGLAVELLESCLKSCPESEQDDLQLMLQKVHAELAQWN
- a CDS encoding DinB family protein, translated to MIEYVRQILCAQFEASLGMLDDCIQHCPPAHWHQKIANMEFGYVPYHTLCYVDLYLSPSLAAFQLREFHNEHDENRFKPKADCPITPELVSDYLQVCLQKMRETIAAETEASLHLRADFDWLEPFTRGALHLYSIRHIQHHTGALSAYLRRLEINLKWGHTGWPTR